One genomic window of Alkalispirochaeta americana includes the following:
- a CDS encoding UPF0164 family protein yields the protein MYIRMAQERRFTAVLLLFVVATVLVVPAFASGVSEDSFHDWYGDIHEQVGGESVQNTGLTVFPTLMIPMGGEQEGMGTAYTAVSRDASFLEANPAASSRLEKTEAAVFHNNLIADTNMEGAVYTSRRENLGYGVGAKHLHVPFTSYDDYGGQLGTARYSETVVAGNVSYNFFSGFYFSGISLGANVKAAYRHIPDRIAPGQSAAGVMTDLGILTRFHFLKPYSSQEPNFSLGTAIKNLGPPVLDEPLPTVWSTGISWAPLRPLLLAADIHVPIMPFSDQPPPDPSYAVGAALTVTDFFVLRSGFLLMGGNPRLTMGSGIQIQEMTITVNYTLDMTTQLSAFDRFSIQAAFSLGDRGRGDRRDQVRTLYLDSLQHFAVGELEEAIYLNRQALALDPSFEPARETLAMAARMLDLQNRMESIRLDEDRLRPDERLRE from the coding sequence ATGTATATCAGAATGGCTCAGGAACGTCGATTTACCGCAGTTCTGCTCCTCTTTGTCGTGGCCACGGTGCTGGTCGTGCCGGCTTTTGCATCCGGTGTGTCCGAAGACTCCTTCCACGACTGGTACGGCGATATCCACGAGCAGGTCGGCGGCGAATCGGTACAGAACACGGGACTCACCGTTTTTCCTACCCTGATGATCCCCATGGGAGGAGAACAGGAGGGCATGGGAACAGCCTATACCGCCGTGAGCCGCGATGCATCCTTCCTGGAGGCAAATCCCGCAGCCAGCTCCCGCCTTGAAAAAACCGAGGCAGCAGTCTTCCATAACAACCTCATCGCCGATACCAATATGGAGGGAGCAGTCTATACCAGCCGTCGCGAGAACCTGGGGTACGGCGTTGGAGCAAAGCACCTCCACGTTCCCTTCACCAGCTACGACGACTACGGAGGTCAGCTCGGGACGGCCCGGTACAGCGAGACCGTGGTGGCGGGGAACGTCTCCTACAACTTTTTCAGCGGTTTCTATTTCAGCGGTATCTCCCTGGGAGCAAACGTAAAAGCAGCCTACCGTCATATTCCTGATCGTATCGCTCCGGGCCAGTCCGCCGCGGGCGTTATGACCGACCTGGGCATTCTGACGCGATTCCACTTTCTCAAACCCTATTCATCGCAGGAACCAAACTTCTCTCTAGGGACAGCTATCAAGAATCTGGGACCGCCCGTGCTGGACGAACCGCTTCCCACGGTCTGGTCCACAGGAATCTCCTGGGCTCCCCTGCGGCCCTTGCTCCTTGCTGCCGACATTCACGTCCCCATCATGCCTTTCTCTGATCAGCCTCCGCCCGACCCGAGCTACGCCGTCGGAGCCGCCCTGACCGTGACCGATTTTTTCGTTCTTCGTTCAGGATTCCTGCTTATGGGAGGAAACCCCCGCCTTACCATGGGAAGCGGCATCCAGATCCAGGAGATGACCATCACCGTAAACTACACCCTGGACATGACCACCCAACTCTCCGCCTTCGATCGCTTCAGCATCCAGGCAGCCTTCTCCCTGGGTGATCGAGGCCGAGGCGATCGGCGTGATCAGGTGCGGACACTCTACCTGGACTCGTTGCAACACTTTGCCGTGGGGGAGCTGGAAGAAGCGATTTATCTTAACCGGCAAGCCCTTGCCCTGGACCCATCCTTCGAACCGGCCCGGGAAACCCTGGCCATGGCAGCCCGTATGCTCGATCTCCAGAATCGCATGGAATCGATCCGTCTTGATGAGGATCGGCTCAGACCCGACGAGAGGCTTCGTGAATGA
- a CDS encoding metallophosphoesterase produces MATDSSSQRDQGQGHQKDLQEIYDHSPLRKISDGDRLVVFSDLHMGNGGRNDDFRHNGELFSTVLKDYYAARGHHLILNGDVEDLQRFSMRSIVNRWKDVYLAFRAVADRGGLTRIVGNHDLELLEGGPAVTGLGVLGRENWPETFMEPIFQGVRLAHACGTIFIFHGHQTNRWYQKHNNIARLLLRYLANPLHVSTPPVADDSRRRFLVERRAYRFAAERNILVFIGHTHRPLFESMGKTDSVLFEIEALCRAYPESPDQSAIEDRIDQLKEDLLNIQEVEKRDASHASLYEERLLVPCMFNSGNVLGKQGMTCLEIEGGNLRLVYWADTTRKQRYQRYREYPPEPLKGTPFQRIPIKQDSLAYIFSRVRLLS; encoded by the coding sequence ATGGCAACAGACAGTTCCAGTCAAAGAGACCAGGGCCAGGGACATCAGAAAGATCTGCAGGAGATTTACGACCATTCGCCGCTTCGCAAAATTTCCGACGGAGACCGGTTGGTGGTCTTTAGCGATCTTCACATGGGAAACGGTGGCCGGAACGACGATTTTCGACACAACGGGGAACTCTTTTCTACGGTTCTCAAGGACTACTACGCCGCCAGAGGACATCATCTCATTCTGAATGGTGATGTGGAAGATTTACAGCGCTTCAGCATGAGAAGCATTGTAAACCGTTGGAAAGACGTATACCTGGCCTTTCGCGCCGTTGCGGACCGGGGCGGGTTGACCCGTATTGTGGGCAACCACGACCTGGAGCTGCTTGAGGGCGGTCCTGCCGTGACCGGCCTGGGCGTGCTGGGACGGGAAAACTGGCCCGAAACCTTTATGGAACCGATCTTTCAGGGAGTGCGCCTTGCCCATGCCTGCGGAACAATCTTCATTTTTCACGGACATCAGACAAACCGGTGGTACCAGAAACACAACAATATCGCCCGGCTTCTTTTGCGCTATCTGGCCAATCCTCTTCATGTGAGCACGCCTCCCGTGGCCGACGACAGCCGGCGACGGTTTCTGGTGGAACGAAGGGCGTACCGTTTTGCCGCAGAGCGAAATATTCTGGTCTTTATCGGCCATACCCATCGTCCGCTCTTTGAATCCATGGGGAAAACTGACTCCGTCCTCTTTGAAATCGAAGCTCTCTGTCGGGCCTATCCTGAAAGCCCGGATCAATCTGCCATCGAGGACCGCATTGACCAACTCAAGGAAGATCTTCTGAATATCCAGGAGGTGGAAAAAAGAGATGCTTCCCATGCGAGTCTCTACGAGGAGCGACTGCTTGTTCCCTGTATGTTTAATTCCGGAAACGTTCTGGGGAAGCAGGGCATGACCTGCCTTGAGATCGAGGGCGGCAATCTCCGTCTCGTTTACTGGGCGGATACCACCAGGAAGCAGCGATACCAGCGGTATCGTGAGTATCCTCCTGAACCCCTGAAGGGAACACCCTTTCAGCGAATCCCGATAAAACAGGATAGTTTGGCCTATATTTTCAGCCGGGTCCGTCTCCTTTCGTAG
- a CDS encoding HAD family hydrolase, giving the protein MSFTPDDRTRALIFDLDGTLLDTMPIHFEAWREILRNEGIPLEKELFQQLGGLSSVAIVDALNQRFSRSFSPMALAVAKDRAYLQKIKEVKPIGGVARILCRYAGELPIGIATNECRAVTSVTLRSTGFASLVQTVVTSDDVDHAKPAPDIFLECARRLGVDPVRCHVFEDSDSGLQAARDAGMSVSDVRLFPQEEGIGCPQTEE; this is encoded by the coding sequence ATGAGTTTTACTCCTGATGACCGGACCAGGGCGCTTATTTTCGATCTTGACGGTACGCTTCTGGATACCATGCCCATACACTTTGAAGCATGGCGTGAGATTCTGCGAAACGAGGGGATACCCCTGGAGAAGGAGCTGTTCCAACAGTTGGGGGGGCTCTCTTCTGTGGCAATCGTGGACGCCCTGAACCAGCGTTTCAGCAGAAGCTTTTCACCGATGGCGCTGGCTGTTGCCAAGGACCGGGCCTATCTGCAGAAAATCAAGGAGGTCAAGCCCATCGGTGGGGTCGCACGCATCCTCTGCCGGTATGCTGGAGAGCTTCCCATCGGAATCGCCACCAACGAGTGCCGGGCTGTGACCTCGGTGACGCTTCGTTCAACAGGCTTTGCCTCCCTGGTTCAAACCGTGGTGACTTCCGATGATGTGGATCACGCAAAGCCGGCCCCCGATATTTTCCTGGAGTGTGCCCGGAGGCTTGGAGTTGATCCTGTCCGGTGTCACGTCTTCGAAGACAGTGATTCCGGTCTCCAGGCCGCCCGGGACGCGGGGATGTCTGTTTCGGATGTCCGGCTTTTTCCGCAGGAAGAGGGGATCGGATGCCCCCAGACGGAAGAATGA
- a CDS encoding aminopeptidase produces MEIEKYLERFAHVALAGVNLQQGQPLAIKVEPENLDAAVVVASLAYQRGASYVDLWTESSRLLRTRLDFSGQDHLSFVPSYRESRNKELLRDRWALLSIKSPVDPSVLDGADTGRMGAITRALSETDAELRRGLSNDETQWTVMAVPSPKWAGAVLNMPPGEEALHALWEAFVPILRLDADDPARFWKDHGAFLAERARTMTELKIRELHFSGAGTDLTVGLSSRARWKGGGARTSEGIEFSPNLPTEEVFTTPDYRQTRGRAAISRPVRVMGTMVRDAWMEFDQGKVVNFGASSGKEALREFLEVDRGSSFMGEIALVDSRGPIFQSGLLFDNILLDENAACHFALGFAYPSCIEGGTVLDDKTLDEIGANRSRQHLDFMIGTEAMEVRATLQDGSTQRIIERGRFVS; encoded by the coding sequence ATGGAAATTGAAAAATACTTGGAGCGATTTGCTCATGTAGCCTTGGCGGGGGTTAACCTCCAACAGGGCCAGCCCCTGGCGATAAAGGTTGAACCTGAAAATCTCGACGCTGCCGTAGTGGTGGCTTCTCTGGCCTATCAGCGGGGCGCTTCCTATGTGGATCTTTGGACCGAATCGTCCAGGCTGCTTCGAACCCGGCTTGATTTTTCCGGCCAGGACCATCTCTCCTTCGTTCCCTCCTACCGGGAAAGTCGCAACAAGGAGCTTCTCCGGGATCGTTGGGCACTTCTCTCTATCAAATCACCCGTGGATCCCTCGGTGCTGGATGGGGCTGATACCGGCCGGATGGGTGCGATCACCCGTGCCTTGAGCGAGACCGACGCTGAACTGCGGCGGGGCCTCAGTAACGACGAGACCCAGTGGACCGTTATGGCGGTCCCATCGCCGAAATGGGCCGGGGCTGTCCTGAATATGCCCCCGGGAGAGGAAGCTCTTCATGCGCTCTGGGAGGCCTTTGTTCCGATCCTTCGTCTCGATGCCGACGATCCGGCCCGCTTCTGGAAAGATCATGGTGCTTTTCTGGCCGAGCGGGCCCGGACCATGACCGAGTTGAAGATTCGGGAGCTCCATTTTTCCGGCGCAGGCACAGATCTCACCGTTGGGTTGAGTTCCCGGGCGCGTTGGAAGGGGGGCGGTGCCCGGACCAGCGAGGGTATCGAGTTTTCTCCAAACCTCCCCACGGAGGAGGTCTTTACCACCCCTGATTATCGGCAAACCCGGGGGCGCGCCGCGATATCACGCCCCGTGCGGGTTATGGGAACCATGGTTCGTGACGCCTGGATGGAGTTCGACCAGGGCAAGGTAGTGAACTTCGGAGCGTCTTCGGGGAAGGAAGCGCTCCGGGAGTTTCTGGAGGTTGACCGGGGGAGTTCCTTCATGGGCGAGATTGCTCTGGTTGATTCCAGGGGGCCGATTTTTCAATCGGGGTTGCTCTTTGACAATATCCTTTTGGACGAGAATGCTGCCTGTCATTTTGCCTTGGGTTTTGCGTATCCCTCCTGTATTGAAGGGGGAACGGTTCTGGACGACAAGACCCTCGATGAAATTGGTGCGAACCGAAGCAGGCAGCACCTGGATTTCATGATTGGCACCGAAGCTATGGAGGTGAGGGCAACGCTTCAGGACGGCTCAACCCAACGAATTATCGAGAGGGGGCGTTTTGTTTCATGA
- a CDS encoding Gfo/Idh/MocA family protein, protein MPPDGRMTPDGMISAAIVGTGRIASLLEEDPLREKPCTHAGALVATGRCAIVGGMDRDEERRRLFSRRWGAPVFSDALEMIRTTAPEILVVATHPDTHEMYVAMAAREGIPLVVCEKPLAHTMASARRIARIEKQGGLKILVNHERRFSRDYELVRQAMRSHALGSLLGITATLYFGKNKPHHRVLHHDGTHLIDAIHYLTDDTLRVRRRVGNMRGCRSSVFIHGVLKKQGLPVVLEIGAERDYLHLEIRLSFSSGEIRVGNGIFSWSRSEISPHYSSYRSLQDVPRLVPEPTGYFLGMMNEAVALAEGRLERSRSTAADALAALRVIHEASRRV, encoded by the coding sequence ATGCCCCCAGACGGAAGAATGACCCCCGACGGGATGATCTCTGCAGCGATCGTTGGGACGGGACGGATCGCATCCCTTCTGGAGGAGGATCCCTTACGGGAAAAGCCCTGTACCCATGCCGGGGCGCTGGTTGCTACCGGCCGTTGTGCCATTGTCGGGGGTATGGATCGCGATGAAGAGCGGCGCCGCCTCTTTTCCCGGCGTTGGGGTGCTCCCGTCTTCTCCGATGCGCTGGAGATGATCCGCACCACGGCTCCGGAGATACTGGTCGTTGCAACCCACCCCGATACCCACGAGATGTACGTTGCCATGGCAGCCCGCGAGGGGATCCCCCTGGTGGTCTGTGAAAAGCCTCTTGCCCATACCATGGCCTCGGCCCGGCGCATAGCCAGAATCGAGAAACAGGGGGGGCTGAAAATCCTGGTAAACCACGAGCGGCGCTTCTCCCGCGATTACGAGCTGGTGCGCCAGGCCATGCGCTCTCACGCCCTGGGATCTCTTCTGGGTATAACAGCTACTCTCTACTTCGGGAAAAACAAACCCCACCACCGTGTTCTGCACCACGATGGAACACATCTGATCGACGCGATCCACTACCTGACCGACGACACTCTTCGGGTGCGCCGGAGGGTTGGGAACATGCGAGGATGCCGATCGTCGGTCTTTATTCATGGGGTCCTAAAGAAACAGGGTCTGCCCGTGGTGCTTGAGATCGGGGCCGAGCGGGATTATCTCCACCTGGAGATCAGGTTGAGCTTCTCCTCCGGGGAAATTCGGGTTGGCAACGGGATTTTTTCCTGGAGCAGGAGCGAGATCAGTCCCCACTACAGTTCCTATCGCTCGCTCCAGGACGTGCCCCGTCTTGTCCCCGAGCCGACGGGCTATTTCCTGGGGATGATGAACGAGGCCGTTGCTCTGGCCGAAGGGCGGCTGGAGCGTTCGCGCTCAACGGCAGCCGATGCCCTGGCGGCGCTTCGGGTCATTCACGAAGCCTCTCGTCGGGTCTGA
- a CDS encoding SpoIIE family protein phosphatase: MFLLILAGASVQPFSVAAQITQYFEQPRALTDDNSHYPRILATDSQLLVLYQQVLRPDANGDQGEMYLSVLYSRDGREWGRREQRLGPFPFSGSAVPMIYSAVVSGDNIIYVAITASAEETLIFRSLDEGASFQEVHSVSTERTNVAPSLTEMSDGSVTLFVNRNLDGRQQIVYLTSRDGLAWSDARPLDRDSATGLSFLPSHGATEERDFVVYQGLNISERSTYQLYMAESRDGGESWVSRGRITTFFDTAQTDNPDLYDNQRPHLAVHPVTGELYLTWERRFQTGNPQIYLQTFHPDGEPTGFLEEVTGRFEAARSPRLTFDGDEPVLVWFTSPSGNSRIVLGRPGRFRWESETVSPAVGEASFAEALRYQDQLHLIWQRRSGRWGASVVYKEPDQHVNPPTLLASNFRAGERSSRSGITVNVQDPPDASGIRGYSWAWSQEPDVDVPKEIMQRVPDRSIRVAADQDGTWYLRVRATDFAGNWSEPTRIDYFRDTTPPGPVVFPPPTLDEKGYLTANTFEVGWLPPEDEEYLGGYSVRLDYLSSNPDAVLEEIPSLPLQPRVTTGVPSLRRSNVPDGLWLLTVAALDSVGNVGPSRALPLRTNKAIPSTRIFGATLERDRLGRPSLVILGRGFQTNGTIRQVILDRDGTPPYDYEFNLWQDDFILRDDRTIEEVRLGDVATGEYRLGLVHAERGITFAAEPLRFTPQGVIQFGDFRPRSRQGFTHQEASRYPWTSQDLVYGAMLLAAGLLMVISLVRLYFIGREITRLNREARSLVTGRAVDDLISVSERAQRMKVQGIGLRIKFAFFVVLLVASVVLGVSVSLIRTVRIRQEGILVGGLQERIELLLEGQVTGARPALQNPQLNLDQLQNLTEQGEAMGESLYVTITGLDDLGNNETVFATSDPKITAGDRVDTDDYIVGVSKITDEISPLVEDLAVQLNGEAHRELGEIPGELEELSRQAQQMILRGAGEDEIARIDQVRNELLQRARARLADLAGPTRSYPVFDPERISSDQTTFVFYRPVLEIVPGADASFRDYYRGTIRVAVTTQPILDEMAATQRQLVIAALVVAGVAVALGILGAYILATVIVIPITKLVNLVEIITETEDKASLKETRLSLKGRDELKVLADSINTMTQGLVKAAEANKDLLFGKETQKAFIPLKRLSDDVKHSYGEMDVPGAYFFGYYEGAKGVSGDYFTYQKLSDRFYAMIKCDVAGKGIPAALIMVQVATVFQNYFRGWTVKSPGLDLSSMVLRVNDVVAAQQFKGRFAALTAGILDVKTGAFYTANAGDNQLHIYREASRTVDQLAIPGGPASGMFSSDDMPVTFPQEMKTVSSGDVLLLFTDGVEEAKRLLRNKLFQPMVVTQDMIDKNLVPQDLGLGHDGEEFTIQRIHDIIVAVQTGGRYRLEKILNPLEGEVLEFDFSTCDPGGKDLTLAVIAAEKIFRLYRDPAAGPRDRVRVDRLVDQFLEKHFLQYREYFGHPEDSPSEEGGSPEEKSSSERDPYRTFSHLREDEQYDDLTMLVVRRK; this comes from the coding sequence ATGTTCCTGCTGATTCTGGCGGGAGCCAGCGTACAACCCTTCTCTGTTGCTGCCCAGATTACGCAATATTTTGAGCAACCCCGGGCGCTGACCGACGACAACTCCCACTATCCCCGGATACTGGCCACGGATAGCCAGCTGCTCGTTTTGTATCAGCAGGTGTTGCGGCCTGATGCCAATGGCGATCAGGGGGAGATGTATCTCTCTGTTCTTTATTCCCGGGACGGGCGAGAGTGGGGTCGGCGGGAGCAACGACTGGGGCCGTTCCCCTTTAGTGGTTCTGCTGTGCCCATGATCTACTCTGCTGTAGTTTCCGGGGACAATATCATCTACGTGGCGATCACTGCTTCGGCCGAGGAGACTCTCATCTTTCGATCCCTTGATGAGGGGGCCTCTTTCCAGGAAGTCCACAGTGTATCGACGGAACGGACCAACGTGGCACCCTCTCTGACAGAGATGTCTGACGGGTCTGTCACGCTCTTCGTTAACAGAAATCTGGATGGACGCCAGCAGATTGTCTATCTCACCTCCCGTGACGGTTTGGCATGGAGTGATGCCCGCCCTCTGGACAGGGATTCTGCCACGGGCCTTTCCTTTCTGCCGAGCCACGGAGCAACAGAGGAGAGAGACTTTGTTGTCTACCAGGGATTGAACATCTCCGAACGGAGTACTTACCAGCTCTATATGGCAGAGAGCCGCGACGGGGGCGAGAGCTGGGTATCCCGGGGAAGGATCACAACCTTTTTTGATACTGCCCAAACCGATAACCCCGATCTCTATGACAACCAGCGCCCCCACCTGGCCGTGCATCCCGTCACAGGCGAGTTGTACCTGACCTGGGAACGGCGTTTCCAGACGGGGAACCCCCAGATATACCTTCAAACCTTTCATCCCGACGGGGAGCCCACGGGGTTCCTTGAAGAGGTGACGGGCCGGTTTGAGGCTGCCCGTTCGCCCCGCCTCACCTTTGATGGAGATGAGCCGGTTCTGGTCTGGTTTACCAGCCCTTCCGGGAACAGCCGAATCGTTCTGGGACGGCCCGGCCGGTTCCGCTGGGAATCCGAAACGGTGAGTCCTGCCGTGGGAGAAGCTTCATTTGCCGAGGCTCTTCGCTATCAGGATCAGCTCCATCTGATCTGGCAACGGCGGTCCGGGCGCTGGGGGGCTTCGGTGGTGTACAAAGAGCCTGATCAGCATGTGAATCCACCGACGTTGCTTGCTTCAAACTTCCGGGCAGGCGAGCGAAGTTCCCGTTCTGGCATTACTGTGAATGTCCAGGATCCGCCCGATGCTTCGGGAATCAGGGGCTATTCCTGGGCGTGGTCGCAGGAGCCTGATGTGGACGTTCCCAAGGAGATAATGCAGCGAGTCCCCGATCGGAGCATTCGCGTTGCGGCTGACCAGGATGGAACGTGGTATCTCCGGGTGAGGGCGACCGATTTCGCCGGAAACTGGTCAGAGCCAACCCGGATCGACTACTTTCGTGATACGACCCCGCCGGGTCCGGTGGTCTTTCCCCCGCCGACTTTGGACGAGAAGGGATATCTCACTGCGAATACCTTCGAAGTGGGCTGGCTCCCTCCTGAGGATGAGGAGTATCTGGGAGGATACAGCGTTCGTCTGGACTATCTCTCCTCCAATCCCGATGCAGTACTGGAGGAGATTCCTTCCCTTCCGCTCCAGCCTCGGGTTACAACGGGAGTGCCTTCTCTTCGCCGGAGCAATGTCCCCGACGGGTTGTGGCTTCTTACGGTGGCGGCCCTCGATTCAGTGGGCAATGTGGGCCCCAGCCGGGCTCTGCCGCTACGCACCAACAAGGCGATTCCCTCGACACGAATATTCGGGGCCACCCTGGAGCGGGATCGCCTGGGACGTCCCAGTCTTGTGATTCTGGGAAGAGGCTTTCAGACCAACGGCACGATTCGCCAGGTTATCCTGGACCGTGACGGGACCCCCCCATACGATTACGAGTTTAATCTCTGGCAGGATGATTTTATTCTTCGTGACGACAGGACAATCGAAGAGGTCCGTCTGGGCGATGTTGCCACCGGAGAGTATCGCCTCGGGCTTGTTCACGCCGAGCGGGGAATCACCTTCGCAGCGGAGCCTCTGCGCTTCACTCCCCAGGGGGTTATTCAATTTGGCGACTTCCGCCCCCGATCCAGGCAGGGCTTTACCCACCAGGAAGCTTCCCGCTATCCATGGACTTCCCAGGATCTTGTCTACGGAGCAATGCTCCTGGCGGCAGGGCTGCTGATGGTAATTTCCCTGGTCCGCCTCTATTTTATAGGTCGGGAGATTACGCGGCTCAACCGGGAGGCTCGTTCGCTTGTTACCGGCAGGGCCGTGGATGATTTGATTTCTGTTTCGGAAAGGGCACAGCGTATGAAAGTTCAGGGAATCGGCTTGAGAATCAAGTTCGCCTTCTTTGTGGTTCTTCTGGTAGCGAGCGTTGTGCTGGGAGTTTCGGTCTCCTTGATCCGCACCGTTCGCATCCGCCAGGAGGGGATTCTTGTGGGAGGGTTGCAGGAACGGATAGAACTGCTTTTGGAAGGGCAGGTAACAGGGGCTCGGCCAGCCCTTCAAAACCCCCAGCTTAACCTGGATCAGCTTCAGAACCTGACCGAGCAGGGGGAAGCCATGGGCGAATCCCTCTATGTGACGATAACCGGCCTGGATGATCTGGGAAACAACGAAACCGTCTTTGCCACGAGTGACCCCAAGATTACCGCCGGTGATCGGGTGGACACCGATGATTATATTGTAGGAGTCTCGAAGATAACTGACGAGATATCTCCCCTGGTGGAGGATCTGGCGGTCCAGTTAAACGGGGAGGCTCATCGGGAGTTGGGAGAAATCCCGGGGGAGCTGGAAGAGCTGTCCCGTCAGGCCCAGCAGATGATCCTTCGCGGAGCTGGCGAAGATGAAATTGCCCGAATAGACCAGGTTCGTAACGAATTGTTGCAGCGGGCCCGGGCACGACTGGCTGATCTGGCCGGGCCTACCCGAAGTTACCCGGTCTTTGATCCCGAACGTATCAGCAGTGACCAGACAACCTTTGTTTTCTACCGTCCGGTCCTGGAGATCGTGCCCGGGGCTGACGCATCATTCCGGGATTACTACCGGGGAACGATTCGTGTTGCCGTGACGACCCAGCCCATCCTGGACGAGATGGCAGCCACCCAGCGGCAGCTGGTGATTGCTGCTCTGGTAGTGGCGGGAGTCGCCGTGGCTCTGGGAATCCTGGGTGCTTATATCTTGGCGACGGTCATTGTTATTCCAATCACAAAGCTGGTGAATCTGGTGGAGATAATTACCGAGACCGAGGATAAGGCTTCGCTGAAGGAGACCCGGCTCTCCTTGAAAGGTCGGGACGAACTGAAGGTTCTGGCCGACTCCATAAACACCATGACCCAGGGGCTGGTCAAGGCAGCCGAGGCAAACAAGGACTTGCTCTTCGGAAAGGAGACACAGAAGGCCTTTATCCCGCTGAAACGTCTCTCGGATGATGTGAAACACTCCTACGGCGAGATGGATGTTCCGGGGGCGTATTTTTTCGGCTATTACGAGGGAGCCAAGGGTGTTTCGGGAGACTATTTCACCTATCAGAAACTGAGCGATCGCTTTTACGCCATGATAAAATGCGACGTGGCGGGAAAGGGAATCCCCGCAGCGTTGATCATGGTGCAGGTAGCAACGGTGTTCCAGAACTATTTCCGTGGCTGGACCGTCAAGAGTCCAGGCCTTGATCTTTCTTCAATGGTTCTCCGGGTGAATGATGTAGTGGCTGCCCAGCAGTTCAAAGGACGTTTTGCCGCCCTTACAGCGGGGATCCTGGACGTAAAGACGGGGGCTTTCTATACGGCCAACGCTGGCGACAACCAGCTTCACATTTATCGCGAGGCTTCCCGAACCGTAGACCAGCTGGCTATCCCCGGTGGACCCGCCTCGGGAATGTTCAGTAGCGACGATATGCCTGTGACCTTCCCCCAGGAGATGAAAACCGTCTCCTCGGGAGACGTGCTGCTTCTTTTTACCGATGGAGTCGAGGAAGCAAAACGCCTTTTGCGGAACAAGCTGTTTCAGCCCATGGTGGTTACTCAGGATATGATCGACAAAAACCTGGTTCCCCAGGATCTGGGGCTTGGTCATGATGGTGAGGAGTTCACGATCCAGAGAATCCACGACATTATCGTGGCGGTTCAGACGGGGGGGCGTTACCGGCTGGAAAAGATTCTGAATCCTCTGGAAGGGGAGGTGCTGGAGTTTGATTTCAGCACCTGCGATCCTGGGGGCAAGGATCTTACTTTGGCGGTTATCGCAGCGGAAAAAATATTTCGCCTCTACCGGGATCCTGCTGCCGGGCCCCGGGACCGGGTGAGGGTGGACCGCCTGGTGGACCAGTTTCTGGAGAAGCACTTTCTGCAGTACCGGGAATATTTTGGTCATCCCGAGGATAGCCCTTCCGAGGAGGGAGGTTCCCCGGAGGAGAAATCCTCCTCGGAACGCGACCCGTACCGCACCTTTTCACACCTTCGTGAGGATGAGCAGTACGACGACCTGACTATGCTCGTGGTACGGCGCAAATAA
- a CDS encoding phenylpyruvate tautomerase MIF-related protein produces MPVLHITTNQTIPAEDRSGVLLAASTTVSEMLGKPESYVMVHLEDCQDLSFGGTSDPTCIMQLKSLGLPEEQTADFSSRLCDFADVHLSVEPDRTYIEFINPPRHMWGYDRHTFQR; encoded by the coding sequence ATGCCCGTTTTACATATTACTACTAACCAGACCATTCCCGCAGAGGACCGCTCCGGGGTGCTCCTTGCTGCCTCCACAACGGTGTCGGAGATGTTGGGAAAACCCGAATCGTACGTGATGGTTCATCTTGAAGATTGTCAGGATCTTTCCTTCGGAGGAACTTCAGATCCCACCTGCATCATGCAGCTCAAGAGCCTGGGGCTTCCCGAGGAACAGACCGCTGATTTCTCAAGCCGTCTCTGCGATTTTGCTGATGTCCACCTGAGCGTCGAGCCTGATCGAACCTACATAGAGTTCATCAATCCCCCCCGGCACATGTGGGGGTACGATCGGCA